The following proteins are encoded in a genomic region of Deltaproteobacteria bacterium:
- a CDS encoding peptidylprolyl isomerase, which translates to MKKAKARHILVETKERCEDIKKQIAEGANFADMAARHSLCPSGRNGGYLGEFTPGQMVEAFDKVVFSKEVGKVHGPVKTEFGYHLILITERTEK; encoded by the coding sequence ATGAAAAAGGCAAAGGCACGGCATATCCTTGTGGAAACCAAGGAGCGCTGCGAAGACATCAAGAAACAGATAGCCGAAGGCGCAAATTTTGCGGACATGGCCGCAAGGCATTCCCTTTGTCCTTCTGGGAGAAACGGAGGCTATCTCGGAGAATTCACCCCCGGCCAGATGGTCGAGGCCTTCGACAAGGTCGTCTTCAGCAAAGAGGTGGGAAAGGTCCACGGACCCGTCAAGACGGAATTCGGATACCACCTAATCCTGATCACGGAACGGACCGAAAAGTAA
- the malQ gene encoding 4-alpha-glucanotransferase: MQADAINRLAHAYGIESEYWDIWGKRHEVSFETKQVLLEAMGVPAGDDPSVAASLERLERERWERILDPVMVIRGRPEHLAITIRVPEHLLSTPSTWTLKEEDGAVRNGDFVPSALEIRSWGGSGGAKTAECLLPIPWLPPLGYHRLEVRIGRNAPIQAMTLIMAPERCYVPAGLREGKIFGPAVQLYAIRSRRNWGIGDFTDLKTLVGISADQGAGIVGINPITLLFPENPDHASPYSPSSRLFLNFLYLDVEAVADFGESAEAQDLVRSPEFQARLATLRQEDFVDYQGVAGAKREVLEILYGHFRDRHILRATDRARAFRTFQQRGGETLRLACIFEAIQEHLHREDPSIWGWPVWPEEYRDPASRAVSDFAKENPDRVEFFEYLQWQSDIQLASVERLCLERGLAVGLYQDLPVGVDGAGAETWLNQDLFALGARAGAPPDDFNLLGQDWGLPPFIPHRLREAAYAPFIATLRANMRHAGALRIDHVMILMRLFWVPPGKTPVDGAYVRYPFEDLLGILALESQRNRCLVIGEDLGTVPDELRAALSGLGVLSCRICYFEKDHEGNFKPPEDFPEGAVVSVSTHDLPTLAGYWKGRDIEVRTDLGLFPSEEIRERQIVGRAQDRVRLLLRLKKEGLLPDGMDVQPDRMPEMTAELVTSIHRYLARTPCKILTFQFEDVIGQMDQVNLPGTTDQYQNWRRKLSVELETLAEDARFLALCKALRTEPFRATG, from the coding sequence ATGCAGGCTGACGCCATTAACCGGCTCGCCCACGCATACGGGATCGAGTCCGAATACTGGGATATCTGGGGAAAACGGCACGAGGTCTCTTTCGAGACGAAGCAAGTCCTCCTTGAGGCCATGGGCGTACCGGCAGGGGACGACCCTTCTGTGGCGGCCTCCCTGGAGCGTCTCGAGCGTGAAAGATGGGAGAGGATCCTCGACCCTGTCATGGTGATACGGGGAAGGCCCGAACACCTTGCCATCACGATCAGGGTCCCGGAGCATCTCCTTTCCACCCCATCCACCTGGACCCTGAAGGAAGAGGACGGCGCGGTTCGGAACGGAGATTTCGTTCCATCCGCCCTCGAGATCAGGTCATGGGGGGGATCGGGCGGGGCAAAAACGGCCGAATGCCTGCTTCCCATTCCCTGGCTTCCGCCTCTTGGCTATCATCGCCTTGAGGTCCGTATCGGCCGTAACGCCCCCATCCAGGCTATGACGCTCATCATGGCTCCAGAACGCTGCTACGTCCCAGCCGGACTCAGGGAAGGAAAAATTTTTGGCCCAGCGGTCCAGCTCTATGCAATCAGGTCACGCCGCAACTGGGGGATCGGAGATTTTACCGACCTCAAGACCCTTGTCGGGATCTCGGCAGACCAGGGGGCCGGGATCGTTGGGATCAACCCGATCACCCTCCTCTTTCCGGAAAATCCGGACCATGCAAGCCCCTACAGCCCTTCTTCCAGGCTCTTTTTGAACTTCCTCTACCTGGACGTGGAGGCCGTGGCCGACTTTGGCGAATCCGCCGAGGCACAGGATCTCGTCCGAAGCCCGGAGTTTCAGGCGCGTCTCGCCACCCTTCGGCAGGAGGACTTCGTGGACTACCAGGGCGTAGCCGGGGCGAAACGGGAGGTGCTCGAGATCCTATACGGTCATTTCCGGGATCGTCACATTTTGCGCGCAACGGACCGGGCCAGGGCATTTCGGACATTCCAGCAAAGGGGTGGGGAGACGCTCCGGCTTGCATGCATCTTCGAGGCCATACAGGAACACCTCCACCGGGAGGATCCTTCGATCTGGGGATGGCCGGTCTGGCCAGAGGAGTACCGCGATCCCGCCTCCCGGGCTGTCTCAGATTTTGCGAAGGAAAACCCCGACCGGGTCGAGTTCTTCGAATACCTCCAATGGCAGTCGGATATCCAGCTCGCCTCCGTAGAAAGGCTCTGCCTCGAACGCGGGCTCGCCGTGGGCCTCTATCAGGACCTGCCAGTGGGCGTGGATGGGGCCGGGGCCGAGACCTGGCTGAATCAGGACCTCTTTGCCCTCGGGGCCAGGGCCGGGGCCCCGCCGGACGACTTCAACCTCCTGGGCCAGGACTGGGGCCTTCCCCCCTTCATCCCCCACAGGCTCAGGGAGGCCGCCTATGCCCCGTTCATTGCAACGCTCAGGGCCAATATGCGTCACGCAGGGGCCTTGAGGATCGATCACGTCATGATCCTCATGCGCCTCTTCTGGGTCCCGCCGGGAAAGACCCCTGTCGACGGTGCGTATGTCCGCTACCCCTTTGAGGACCTCCTCGGGATCCTTGCCCTCGAGAGCCAGCGGAACCGTTGCCTTGTTATCGGCGAGGACCTTGGGACCGTTCCAGACGAGCTCAGGGCCGCCCTCTCCGGCCTCGGTGTGCTCTCATGCCGGATCTGTTACTTCGAGAAGGACCACGAGGGCAATTTCAAACCGCCTGAGGACTTTCCGGAAGGGGCCGTCGTCTCTGTGAGCACCCACGATCTTCCAACCCTCGCCGGATACTGGAAAGGACGGGACATCGAGGTAAGGACAGATCTCGGCCTCTTTCCCTCTGAGGAGATCAGAGAGCGACAGATCGTGGGCCGGGCGCAAGACCGGGTGCGCCTCCTTTTGAGACTCAAAAAGGAAGGACTCCTTCCAGATGGTATGGATGTTCAGCCAGATCGAATGCCAGAGATGACTGCCGAACTTGTCACTTCGATCCACCGGTATCTGGCAAGGACCCCGTGCAAGATCCTCACCTTTCAGTTCGAGGATGTCATCGGCCAGATGGACCAAGTGAACCTTCCAGGGACCACAGACCAGTATCAGAACTGGCGGCGGAAGCTCTCTGTTGAACTCGAGACCCTGGCGGAAGATGCGAGATTCCTCGCCCTCTGCAAGGCCCTGAGGACGGAGCCATTCAGGGCTACGGGATAG
- a CDS encoding ATP-binding protein, with protein MTLEKRFQRLGADVKPVADEEIYEVVRARLFESIDGVQAGSPAPDFWYPKKVAQVYQGMYAAHSGEVPSEAAKNTYREQIERAYPFHPLLIDALYTRWGSHPDFQRTRGVLRLLASIVGDLWKRRQASTETQHLIQPCHIRWSVDALQAALTRLWGPAYQSVAAADVIGERSNAGSFDEERGGDYRSEAIGQGLASAMLLGSFGGQGGRSGFSSKDLKLACSKHGLNWNYTDGALLELENRCFYLHTATAGSLGKRYWFGTKPTLNKLIVQYRQQMAKETFEEEILEDLRAESQKGALVGATWRVIVNPAEDLPEQKSLTLLVLPPSIAWDENGGVKEAVAESVKAISTRCGGKDRLYRNTLLFLAGTSRGLSKLRQAHRERAALEGVRKDYWDQLDEEQKEDLKKRLEAARKAALEALGPAYTVVLRVHGQEVEPCALSDARRSFQEHLGYVWTTLVEDEEWILRRVGSVTLESTGLIPKEGGLRLKDAVEAFLRFTDKPMVAAKEAVTAGLAQACADGLVGIGRGPSPSNLQTCYCKQSVSLDPSEDGVWIIPPFTPEPAKAQGGDETAGTKGGTGVGTTPGDSPGTETVKKPGVKGTVRRFVVRGEVPVENWSELFRCFVGPAARMNLKRLGLGVQFEMVLPDDGALSENDPALKAMRESAHQLNLTFEIVETGDSEKRGLIG; from the coding sequence ATGACGCTGGAGAAGCGCTTCCAGCGCCTCGGGGCCGACGTCAAGCCGGTCGCAGACGAAGAGATCTACGAGGTCGTCCGGGCGCGCCTGTTCGAGTCCATAGATGGCGTGCAGGCTGGAAGCCCGGCCCCTGACTTCTGGTATCCCAAGAAGGTCGCCCAGGTTTATCAGGGCATGTACGCGGCGCACTCTGGCGAGGTGCCCTCGGAGGCCGCAAAGAACACGTACCGCGAGCAGATCGAGCGCGCCTATCCATTCCATCCCCTTCTCATCGACGCGCTCTACACCCGCTGGGGCAGCCACCCCGACTTCCAGCGGACTCGCGGGGTGCTGCGGCTGCTCGCGAGCATCGTGGGCGACCTCTGGAAGCGCCGGCAGGCAAGCACCGAGACCCAGCACCTCATCCAGCCGTGCCATATCCGCTGGTCCGTGGACGCATTACAGGCGGCCCTCACGCGACTCTGGGGCCCTGCTTACCAGTCCGTTGCCGCGGCCGACGTGATCGGCGAGCGGTCCAACGCCGGCAGCTTCGACGAGGAACGCGGAGGTGATTACCGAAGCGAGGCCATAGGGCAGGGGCTGGCGTCCGCCATGCTGCTCGGCTCGTTCGGCGGGCAGGGCGGTCGCAGCGGGTTCAGCTCGAAAGACCTGAAGCTCGCCTGCTCGAAGCACGGCCTCAACTGGAATTACACCGACGGCGCCTTGCTGGAGCTCGAGAACCGCTGCTTCTACCTCCACACCGCGACCGCTGGGAGCCTCGGCAAGCGCTACTGGTTCGGCACGAAGCCGACGCTGAACAAGCTTATCGTCCAATACCGCCAGCAGATGGCGAAGGAGACCTTCGAGGAGGAGATCCTCGAGGACCTGCGGGCCGAGTCGCAGAAGGGAGCGCTTGTGGGCGCGACCTGGCGCGTGATCGTCAACCCTGCCGAGGACCTGCCGGAGCAGAAGTCGCTCACCTTGCTGGTCCTTCCTCCGTCAATCGCCTGGGACGAGAACGGAGGGGTGAAGGAAGCCGTCGCGGAGAGCGTGAAGGCGATCAGCACACGGTGTGGTGGAAAGGACCGCCTGTACCGCAACACGCTACTGTTTCTGGCAGGAACCTCCCGGGGCTTAAGCAAACTGCGGCAGGCACACCGTGAGCGGGCGGCCCTGGAGGGCGTGCGCAAGGACTACTGGGATCAGCTCGACGAGGAGCAAAAGGAAGATCTCAAGAAGCGCCTCGAGGCGGCGCGCAAGGCCGCGCTGGAGGCACTGGGCCCCGCCTACACGGTTGTCCTTCGAGTGCATGGTCAAGAGGTGGAGCCGTGCGCGCTCTCGGATGCGCGCCGGAGCTTCCAGGAACACCTGGGCTACGTGTGGACCACGCTCGTCGAGGACGAGGAGTGGATTCTTAGGCGCGTCGGCTCGGTGACGCTCGAGAGCACGGGTCTCATCCCGAAGGAAGGCGGACTGCGCCTGAAGGATGCCGTCGAGGCCTTCCTCCGGTTCACGGACAAGCCCATGGTCGCGGCCAAGGAGGCGGTGACTGCCGGGCTCGCGCAAGCGTGCGCCGATGGGCTGGTCGGTATCGGTCGTGGCCCGAGCCCTTCGAACCTTCAGACTTGTTACTGCAAGCAATCGGTGTCCCTGGACCCCAGCGAGGACGGCGTATGGATCATCCCGCCGTTCACGCCGGAACCGGCGAAGGCCCAGGGCGGCGATGAGACTGCGGGCACCAAAGGCGGAACGGGTGTTGGCACGACCCCCGGCGACAGTCCAGGAACGGAAACTGTAAAGAAACCCGGGGTGAAGGGCACAGTCCGCCGGTTTGTCGTCCGCGGTGAGGTTCCGGTCGAGAACTGGAGCGAGCTCTTCCGCTGCTTTGTCGGCCCTGCGGCGCGCATGAACCTGAAAAGGCTCGGGCTCGGCGTGCAGTTCGAGATGGTGCTCCCCGACGACGGTGCGTTGAGTGAGAACGATCCGGCACTGAAAGCGATGAGGGAGTCCGCGCATCAGCTGAATCTGACTTTTGAGATTGTGGAAACAGGCGACTCGGAGAAGAGGGGGCTAATCGGATAA
- a CDS encoding DUF87 domain-containing protein has product MPNDRSRDIAVVGSPSTNTELTVDLLQEATEERLVGALTAFEAVQNGQRITSVGQIVGIELKNRWHEDSVFRNLVKRTGEIPPITNRQDTRTANLVVGATFRESTNGFDPEVLGMVPPTGTRVYRVDQALLDRLLEVYRSEIVYLGRAYANDVFYPMWFKHFGSGPGGAGEAYHLGVFGKTGSGKSGLAKMMLCAYARHLQLGILVIDPQGEFSLELSGTRVGQQGLQLDQVIRGQGRAIQVYRIGDLQLDDWATFEEMLQSLRFLEQLGIPSRSADNSRKAAEVIRNALEGTHRLDNLGTQQALNDALRAVADQNNATYIYSSARARELQQRVQRLLSDRNRLAQVCNQSWAPICQLFSAGQNRQRLFSHSNQQPGIINMLLGSAGATGPRPVIVIDISRQGNQRFWSEELQRRILGKLLNILVSQATSSLSTQQSANVLVLLDEAHRHAPSGRLEDDSEADRLRSLLRRAVRETRKYGIGWFFISQTLGGLDNEILQQLRILAFGFGLAMGTEFDRLRDFVGGDKRALELYQSFRDPQSFPRRDLQEFPFMAVGPMSPLAFSGKPLFFTAFTDPVEFQRVNNLQLKPRRST; this is encoded by the coding sequence ATGCCGAATGATCGAAGCAGAGACATCGCGGTCGTCGGGAGCCCCTCGACGAACACGGAACTGACCGTCGACCTACTCCAGGAGGCGACCGAGGAGCGGCTCGTCGGTGCGCTCACGGCGTTCGAGGCGGTTCAGAACGGTCAACGAATCACCTCGGTCGGGCAGATCGTGGGCATCGAGCTGAAGAACCGCTGGCACGAAGACTCGGTGTTCCGAAACCTGGTGAAGCGCACAGGTGAGATCCCACCGATCACAAACCGTCAGGACACGCGGACGGCGAACCTCGTCGTTGGCGCGACGTTCCGTGAGTCGACGAACGGATTTGATCCTGAAGTCCTGGGAATGGTCCCTCCCACGGGAACTCGGGTATATCGGGTTGATCAGGCGCTCCTCGACCGGCTCTTAGAGGTGTACCGCTCCGAGATCGTCTATCTCGGGCGGGCATATGCGAACGACGTCTTCTACCCGATGTGGTTCAAGCACTTCGGAAGTGGACCCGGTGGCGCTGGCGAGGCATACCACCTGGGTGTGTTCGGCAAGACGGGCTCTGGGAAATCAGGGCTTGCGAAGATGATGCTCTGCGCTTATGCGCGCCACCTGCAGCTGGGCATCCTTGTGATCGACCCCCAAGGTGAATTCTCCCTTGAGCTCTCCGGTACGCGCGTGGGTCAACAAGGGCTCCAACTTGATCAGGTGATTCGTGGCCAGGGCCGAGCGATCCAGGTCTATCGAATCGGGGACCTGCAATTGGATGACTGGGCAACATTCGAGGAGATGCTCCAGTCATTGCGCTTCCTTGAACAGCTCGGAATCCCGAGCCGCTCCGCCGACAATTCGCGGAAGGCAGCCGAGGTAATAAGGAATGCGCTGGAAGGCACTCACCGGCTGGACAACCTTGGCACACAGCAGGCGCTGAATGACGCCTTGAGGGCAGTCGCCGATCAGAACAACGCGACATACATTTACTCCTCAGCGCGCGCACGCGAACTTCAGCAGCGCGTTCAGCGACTCCTGAGTGACCGGAACCGCCTCGCACAGGTCTGCAACCAGTCGTGGGCCCCAATCTGCCAGCTCTTCAGCGCTGGGCAGAACCGTCAGCGACTCTTCAGCCACTCGAATCAACAGCCGGGCATCATCAACATGCTTCTCGGCTCAGCCGGGGCTACGGGGCCGAGGCCGGTAATCGTCATCGATATTTCCCGGCAAGGGAATCAGCGCTTCTGGTCCGAGGAGCTTCAGCGGCGCATCCTCGGCAAGCTACTGAACATCCTCGTATCGCAGGCGACGTCAAGCCTGAGCACGCAGCAGAGCGCAAACGTTCTCGTCCTGCTGGACGAGGCGCATCGCCACGCCCCCAGTGGGAGGCTGGAGGACGATTCGGAGGCGGATCGGCTGCGCTCTTTGCTGCGGAGGGCGGTGCGAGAGACGCGTAAGTATGGAATCGGCTGGTTCTTCATCAGCCAGACGCTGGGCGGCCTAGACAACGAGATCCTCCAGCAGCTGAGAATCCTGGCCTTTGGGTTCGGCCTCGCAATGGGAACGGAGTTCGACCGTCTCCGGGACTTCGTGGGTGGCGACAAGCGGGCCTTGGAGCTTTACCAGTCCTTCCGGGACCCACAGAGCTTCCCGAGGCGGGACCTCCAGGAGTTCCCGTTCATGGCGGTAGGACCCATGTCCCCTTTGGCGTTCAGTGGTAAGCCTCTCTTCTTCACGGCGTTTACTGACCCGGTAGAGTTTCAGCGGGTCAACAATCTACAGTTGAAGCCGCGCCGGAGCACGTGA
- a CDS encoding DNA double-strand break repair nuclease NurA has protein sequence MGDTFSDLPDALVRDLLAQATPVAKRVSTHLNRLRQARGTIRQRVQSAGLIARKADLDVTREPSVVGIDGSYQVHRLTALDLCAAAAVAVEGTAKEARRHWQEPYHRLWVNSFEHSKNVTNALRGLMISMELELAAEAPHDLVLLDGSFIVFVIYLNQGLTSFREAPALLREEFQRRWSEQHVLDRFLALIASDRTVAVPKYSGRNELQIFLKEDDLPETDGKTLATIILEPDEYISPIPIFHFGGEDTEYHLPEEYCPREYQQQMNRSIENMRVVFYRPYGWAPAVRLEVTAPIAASQVKLSMVLEGIKRQLFSPAVTEPYPLFLADRMVKSLGAGVSVIEQTVAQHAVGVSADTEATLLCLQNYRTEGGQGGS, from the coding sequence GTGGGTGACACCTTCTCGGACCTTCCCGATGCCCTGGTGCGGGACCTCCTCGCGCAGGCGACACCTGTTGCTAAGCGGGTATCCACGCACCTGAACAGGCTTCGGCAAGCTCGGGGCACCATCCGCCAGCGCGTCCAGTCGGCCGGTTTGATTGCGCGCAAAGCTGACCTCGATGTAACCAGGGAGCCTTCCGTTGTGGGGATCGATGGTTCCTACCAGGTCCACCGCCTTACGGCGCTCGACCTGTGCGCGGCCGCAGCGGTGGCCGTGGAAGGCACCGCCAAAGAGGCTCGCAGGCATTGGCAGGAGCCCTACCACAGGTTGTGGGTGAACAGCTTCGAACACAGCAAGAACGTGACGAACGCCCTTCGCGGCCTGATGATCTCGATGGAGCTTGAGCTTGCCGCCGAGGCGCCGCACGACCTCGTCCTCCTGGACGGTTCCTTCATCGTTTTCGTCATCTATCTGAACCAGGGGCTGACGAGCTTCAGGGAGGCCCCGGCGCTCCTACGCGAGGAGTTCCAAAGGCGGTGGAGCGAACAACATGTTCTGGACCGTTTCCTTGCTTTGATCGCGAGCGACCGAACCGTAGCTGTGCCGAAATATAGTGGTAGGAACGAGCTCCAGATCTTCCTCAAGGAGGACGATCTCCCGGAGACCGATGGGAAGACGCTGGCGACGATCATCCTCGAGCCTGACGAGTACATCTCACCGATTCCGATCTTCCATTTCGGCGGCGAGGACACTGAGTACCACTTGCCCGAGGAGTATTGTCCGCGTGAGTACCAGCAACAGATGAATCGCTCTATTGAAAACATGCGTGTCGTGTTCTATCGGCCTTACGGGTGGGCGCCCGCCGTGCGGCTCGAAGTCACCGCACCCATTGCTGCAAGCCAGGTCAAGTTGTCCATGGTGCTGGAAGGAATCAAGCGGCAGCTGTTCAGCCCGGCGGTCACGGAACCGTACCCGTTGTTTCTGGCGGATCGCATGGTCAAGAGCCTCGGTGCAGGTGTCTCGGTGATTGAGCAGACTGTTGCGCAGCATGCCGTGGGGGTCTCCGCTGACACGGAGGCGACCCTCTTGTGCTTGCAGAACTACCGCACAGAAGGCGGACAAGGAGGAAGCTGA
- a CDS encoding DUF4338 domain-containing protein, protein MHSSNTGINTVDLREQIIRSLLAQGFRIQDGQVLPPEDLSKERIRKLHETAVKYRIERAREGLFRIEKDLLRFVASGHEVDPMRMSPRLVEVEPGSEEELLFRYAKLHWSIPVSAGYGRRLRFLVVDDTNGKLIGVIGLGDPVYSLGPRDKWIGWTPSDREKRLRHVMDAFVLGAVPPYSFLLCGKLVAMLAASDTVRRAFKKKYGGTRTVIRRRIHDGRLALITTASALGRSSVYNRIRFEDRLLYQNVGFTKGSGEFHFSNGLYGAITEFAEKHCKPTAKQERWGTGFRNRREVIKKCLAALGLSSNWIYHGIEREIFVIPLAENTREFLRGEHAHLRWYRHPETRLFEYFRDRWMLPRASWDERFRSWSREDWLIWSKTENCCG, encoded by the coding sequence ATGCATAGCTCAAATACGGGAATCAACACTGTAGACCTGCGAGAGCAAATCATCCGATCTCTTCTGGCCCAAGGGTTCCGAATCCAAGATGGACAGGTCCTGCCTCCAGAGGATCTGTCCAAAGAGAGAATCCGAAAGCTCCATGAAACCGCCGTCAAGTACAGGATCGAGCGGGCGCGAGAGGGCCTTTTTCGCATAGAGAAGGATCTCCTACGCTTCGTTGCATCGGGCCATGAGGTAGATCCTATGCGCATGTCTCCTCGCTTGGTCGAGGTTGAACCAGGATCGGAGGAAGAACTCCTCTTCCGGTATGCCAAATTGCACTGGAGCATCCCGGTCTCTGCCGGTTATGGTAGGCGCCTGCGATTCCTGGTCGTCGACGATACCAATGGGAAGCTCATAGGCGTTATTGGACTGGGAGACCCAGTCTACAGCCTCGGCCCCCGCGATAAGTGGATCGGCTGGACGCCCTCTGACCGAGAAAAGCGCCTGCGGCACGTTATGGACGCGTTCGTGCTCGGGGCGGTTCCCCCGTATTCCTTCCTCTTATGTGGCAAACTCGTAGCGATGCTTGCCGCAAGCGATACAGTCCGCCGTGCATTTAAGAAAAAGTACGGAGGAACACGAACGGTCATTAGGCGGAGAATTCACGATGGACGTCTTGCGCTCATCACAACTGCCTCAGCGCTTGGACGGTCTTCTGTCTACAACAGAATTCGGTTCGAAGACAGGTTGCTCTACCAAAACGTTGGTTTCACCAAGGGGTCGGGCGAGTTCCACTTCTCGAACGGCCTGTACGGCGCGATCACGGAGTTTGCAGAGAAGCATTGTAAGCCGACTGCGAAACAAGAACGTTGGGGAACGGGCTTCCGCAATCGACGTGAGGTGATCAAGAAGTGTCTCGCGGCGTTGGGCCTCTCAAGTAACTGGATCTACCACGGTATTGAGCGCGAGATCTTTGTGATCCCACTGGCTGAGAATACGCGCGAGTTTTTGCGCGGCGAACACGCCCATCTTCGGTGGTATAGGCATCCGGAAACTCGCCTCTTCGAGTACTTTCGGGATCGGTGGATGCTACCACGTGCCTCCTGGGATGAACGATTCAGGTCATGGTCCAGAGAGGACTGGTTAATCTGGTCGAAGACGGAGAATTGCTGTGGGTGA